Genomic DNA from Haloarcula marina:
ACCTGAGTTCGAACATCCCCGAACAGGCGGCGGGCGACACCCGCGACCGGGTGCTGATGGTCTTGGGCCGCGGCGCTGACCTCTGGGCGCTCCCCGGCGGCGGCGAGAAACAGGAGTACGAGTCGATGCAGGGGACGACGCTCCGCCGCGTCAACGAGCAGACGGGCATCCGCTGTACCATCGACGGCGTCGACGAGGTGGTCCACCGCAAGTACTACCCCGACACCGACGCGGAGGGGTCGGTCCACACCATCGACGTGTACTTCACCGCGGAGTACGCGAACGGGTCGCTGGACGTCGAGGAGTCCGAACTTGTCGGGGCGGCGTGGTTCGCGGAACCGCCCGAACGGATGACCGACGGGGCGCGACGCCTCTGGGAGAACTTCCTCGACGCACGCGACCGGGTCGACGAACTGCCCGACGAGGGCGGCGCGGACGGCGAATAGCCCGACCGAAACTCAGTGCTGGACGAACTCGAGTAAGACGCCGCCGGTCGATTTCGGGTGGCAGAACGCCACTTCGTGCCCCCACGCACCGGGTCGGGGGTCCTCGTCGATGAGTTCTATCCCGGCCTCGCGGGCGGCGTCGAGGGCGGCCGCGATGTCGTCGGTGGCGAGGGCGACGTGGTGGAGGCCAGGCCCGTTCCGCTCCAGATAGCGGGGAATCGCGCCCTCGGCGTCCGGTGTCGGTTCCAACAGTTCGAAGTAGCCGTTGCCGAGGTCCAGAAACGTCACGTCCAGACCGTCGAACGTCTCGCGGTGGGCGACCGGTGCGTCGAACGCCGCTTCGTACAGCGCGGCGAGTGCGTCGGCGTCGTCGGTGGCGACGCCAGCGTGGTCGAACTGCATATCCCGCAGTTCGACGGCCGGGCGTATAGTTCCGCCCGACGAATCACTCCTCGCGCAACCGTTCGCGGCGGCGCTCGTACTCCTCCTCGCTCAAATCGCCGCGGGCGTAGGCTTTCCGCAGTTCCTCGACGGCCGTGTCCGGCCCCTTGTCGTCGCCGGTCACCGCTCGGAAGAGGAGGTACACGAGGCCGACGACGGCCGCGAGGACGAGTACTCGGACGATGAGACCGACGACCCACACCCAGGTCGGGGCCGTCCCACCTGTGCCCCACATTCCGCCGCCTCCCCACATTCCGCCGCCCCACACCCCGCCGCCCATCATCCCGAATCCGCCCAGGAGCGGGAGGACGAACAGGACAGCGAGGACGAGGACGACGAGTGCAATGATTCGTGAGTCGGGGAGCGTGCTACTCACGGACTGTCACTCCTGTCGTGTTGGTGGGGAATCATATCTGCCCGTACACGGTCCTCGTTCAATGCTGTTCCCGTTTGGAATCGAATGCCACCAGCCGAAAGAATCCGGGTGTCGAAAGCGCGTCGTATCGGTGGTCCCTACATCGAACTGCCGGGCTGGTACTCCCCGAACACGTCGCGCAGCACGTCGCAGATTTCCCCGGTCGTCGCGTACGTTTTCACCGCGTCGACGATGTACGGCATGAGGTTCTCGTCGCTCTCGGCGGCCGCCCTGAGCGCATCGAGCGCGTCCTCGACGGCGTCGTCGTCGCGTTCCTGCCGAATGGCGGCGACGCGTTCGTGCTGGGCCTGCTCGACGGCCTCGTCCACCTCCTCGATGTCCTGTTCGCCCTCCTCCTCGACGGTGTACTCGTTGACGCCGACGATGACGCGCTCGCCCGCCTCCTGTTCGCGCTGGCGCTCGAAGGCCACGTCCTGAATCTGGCGCTGGACCCACTGGTCCTCGATGGCTCGCCGCATCCCGCCTCGCTCGTCGACTTCTTCGATGAGTTCGCGGGCGTCGGCCTCCAGTTCGTCGGTCAGGGACTCGACGTAGTAGCTCCCGGCGAGGGGGTCGACGGTGTCGGCCGCGCCGGACTCGTGGGCGAGAATCTGTTGGGTTCGGAGAGCGGTCCGCACCGACTTTTCGGTGGGGAGGCCGATGGCCTCGTCTTTCCCGTTCGTGTGGAGGCTCTGCGTGCCGCCCAGCACCGCCGCGAGGGCCTGATAGGCGACGCGGACGACGTTGTTCTCTATCTGCTGGGCGGTCAGCGTCGACCCGGCGGTCTGGGTGTGGAACTTCAACTGCTTGGACTTGGGGTTCTCGGCGTCGAAGCGCTCGTCCATTATCGTCGCCCAGAGGCGGCGGGCGGCGCGGAACTTCGCCACCTCCTCCAAGATGTTGTTGTACGAGGCGAAGAAGAACGACAACTGTGGGGCAAAGTCGTCCACGTCGAGTCCGGCGTCGACGGCGGCCTGCACGTACTCGATGCCGTCGCCGAGCGTGAACGCGATTTCCTGCGCCGCGGTCGACCCGGCCTCGCGGATGTGGTACCCCGAGATGGAGATAGTGTTGAAGTTCGGCACCTCCGCCGCGCAGAACTCGAAGATGTCGGTGATGAGCCGCATCGACGGTTCGGGCGGGTAGATGAACGTGTTCCGGGCGATGTACTCTTTGAGCACGTCGTTCTGGATGGTCCCGCGCAACTGCTCGCGGTCGACGCCCTGCTGGTCGCCGACGGCGATGTACATCGCCAGCAGGACCGACGCGGGCGCGTTGATGGTCATCGACGTGGACACCTCGTCGAGCGGGATGCCCTCGAACACCCGCTCCATGTCCCGCAAGGAGTCGATGGCGACGCCGGTCTTGCCGACTTCGCCCGCGGCCATCGCGTCGTCCGAATCGTACCCCATCTGCGTGGGGAGGTCGAACGCCATCGAGAGGCCGGTCTGGCCCTGCTCTAAGAGGTAGTGAAAGCGCTCGTTCGTCTCCTCGGCGGTCCCCATCCCGGCGTACTGACGCATCGTCCAGAGGCGACCCCGATAGCCGGTGGGGTAGACGCCGCGGGTGTACGGTTCTTCGCCGGGGAACCCCAAGTCCTCCTCGTAGTCGAGGTCCGCCACGTCCGCGGGGGTGTACAGTCGGTCTACCTCGTGCCCCTCGGTGTCCGTCGTGAACGTCTCCTCGCGTTCGCCGAAGCGGTCGACGGTCGGCTGGACGGATTCGGCGTCCCACTCGGCTTTCGCCTCGCGGATTTCGTCCAGTTCGTCGGGGTCGAACATGCGGAACACGTCGGACGGGGCGGGCTTAAGCGTTCGCGACGGTCCCACAGTGTCGCCGTCCAGTCCGCGACTCCGGTGACGCCTGCCGGACGCGTGCGACGGCGGATACCGACCCCGCGGTCCGCCGTGTCCCGGGATTTATTTCTCTGCTCACCAGAGAGTCACGTATGCCAATCGAACCCGGTGACGGCGTCACCATCGAGTACGTGGGCCGGTTCGAAGACGGGACCGTCTTCGACACCTCGCGGGCCGAGGTAGCCCGCGACGAAGGACTGCT
This window encodes:
- a CDS encoding NUDIX hydrolase, with protein sequence MTGDDGTQDGVAGESSDDDAEEVENVIDQINELNVEQKLDDLGAGFDEVPVREETFELSPADYAEVFTATNSTGYDGNSVVFVTRDGETLPDLSSNIPEQAAGDTRDRVLMVLGRGADLWALPGGGEKQEYESMQGTTLRRVNEQTGIRCTIDGVDEVVHRKYYPDTDAEGSVHTIDVYFTAEYANGSLDVEESELVGAAWFAEPPERMTDGARRLWENFLDARDRVDELPDEGGADGE
- the mce gene encoding methylmalonyl-CoA epimerase produces the protein MQFDHAGVATDDADALAALYEAAFDAPVAHRETFDGLDVTFLDLGNGYFELLEPTPDAEGAIPRYLERNGPGLHHVALATDDIAAALDAAREAGIELIDEDPRPGAWGHEVAFCHPKSTGGVLLEFVQH
- a CDS encoding SHOCT domain-containing protein is translated as MSSTLPDSRIIALVVLVLAVLFVLPLLGGFGMMGGGVWGGGMWGGGGMWGTGGTAPTWVWVVGLIVRVLVLAAVVGLVYLLFRAVTGDDKGPDTAVEELRKAYARGDLSEEEYERRRERLREE
- a CDS encoding acyl-CoA mutase large subunit family protein; translation: MFDPDELDEIREAKAEWDAESVQPTVDRFGEREETFTTDTEGHEVDRLYTPADVADLDYEEDLGFPGEEPYTRGVYPTGYRGRLWTMRQYAGMGTAEETNERFHYLLEQGQTGLSMAFDLPTQMGYDSDDAMAAGEVGKTGVAIDSLRDMERVFEGIPLDEVSTSMTINAPASVLLAMYIAVGDQQGVDREQLRGTIQNDVLKEYIARNTFIYPPEPSMRLITDIFEFCAAEVPNFNTISISGYHIREAGSTAAQEIAFTLGDGIEYVQAAVDAGLDVDDFAPQLSFFFASYNNILEEVAKFRAARRLWATIMDERFDAENPKSKQLKFHTQTAGSTLTAQQIENNVVRVAYQALAAVLGGTQSLHTNGKDEAIGLPTEKSVRTALRTQQILAHESGAADTVDPLAGSYYVESLTDELEADARELIEEVDERGGMRRAIEDQWVQRQIQDVAFERQREQEAGERVIVGVNEYTVEEEGEQDIEEVDEAVEQAQHERVAAIRQERDDDAVEDALDALRAAAESDENLMPYIVDAVKTYATTGEICDVLRDVFGEYQPGSSM